Proteins encoded by one window of Lycium barbarum isolate Lr01 chromosome 11, ASM1917538v2, whole genome shotgun sequence:
- the LOC132617554 gene encoding S-type anion channel SLAH1-like: MEMHSKDALYPTQKNATTIISHKKNQFLSILSRFHAGYFRISLSFCGQALLWKTLSEPSDDIHKFRNIFRLLPSTAFILLWSLALFSLVSLSLLYLLRLHFHFDMVKSEFLHHVGVNYLFTPWISWLVLLQATPFFKPKEVYFLLLWLIFIIPILALDIKLYGQWITKGKRFLSGVANPTSQLSVIGNLVGARAAAQMGWNECALFLFAIGMSHYLVLFVTLYQRLPGSSSIPAMLRPVFFLFLATPSMASLAWDSIYGEFDISSKMLFFLSLFLFLSLISRPALFKRSMRKFNVSCWAYSFPLTVMAIASTKYAQEMKNTASHILMLLLSGLSVIVSLVLMIFTAFNSNALLPGDDPMLCRPNNQRSSIV; encoded by the exons ATGGAAATGCATAGCAAAGATGCTTTGTACCCAACACAGAAAAATGCTACTACTATTATATCACATAAGAAGAACCAGTTTTTATCAATATTAAGTAGATTTCATGCAGGTTATTTTAGAATAAGCCTTTCTTTTTGTGGCCAAGCATTATTATGGAAAACATTAAGTGAGCCATCGGATGATATTCATAAATTTAGAAATATTTTTCGGTTGCTTCCCTCTACAGCCTTCATTCTTCTATGGTCTTTAGCTTTATTCTCATTAGTATCACTCTCTTTACTATATCTACTTCGTCTCCACTTTCACTTTGACATGGTTAAAAGTGAATTCTTACACCATGTTGGAGTAAATTACCTTTTCACCCCGTGGATTTCGTGGCTTGTTTTGCTTCAAGCCACCCCATTTTTCAAACCCAAAGAGGTTTATTTTCTTCTACTTTGGTTGATCTTTATTATACCTATACTGGCACTGGACatcaagttatatggacaatggATCACAAAGGGGAAGCGCTTTTTATCAGGAGTAGCGAATCCTACGAGCCAATTATCGGTTATTGGGAATTTGGTAGGAGCAAGGGCAGCTGCTCAAATGGGATGGAATGAGTGTGCACTTTTTTTGTTTGCAATTGGAATGTCACACTATTTAGTGCTTTTTGTGACACTTTATCAGAGGTTGCCAGGAAGTAGTTCAATTCCGGCAATGCTAAGGCCAGTATTCTTCTTGTTCTTAGCTACTCCGAGCATGGCAAGCTTGGCATGGGATTCTATTTATGGAGAGTTcgatatttcatccaagatgcttTTCTTCCTCTCCCTCTTCCTTTTCCTTTCACTG ATATCAAGACCAGCGTTATTTAAGAGATCAATGAGGAAATTCAATGTATCATGCTGGGCATATTCATTCCCTTTAACAGTGATGGCAATTGCATCAACCAAATATGCTCAAGAAATGAAGAACACTGCTTCCCATATATTAATGCTGCTTCTTTCTGGATTATCAGTGATAGTATCACTTGTGTTAATGATTTTCACTGCGTTTAATTCCAATGCACTTCTACCAGGCGATGATCCAATGCTCTGCAGGCCTAACAATCAACGGTCATCAATTGTATAA